AAAGTCGgcgcaatcatcttgcatgGACCGCACCAGTCAGCGTAGACTGCCGGGAGAAGGAGGAGACTATTCGTCAGCAGTGCGCCACCAAAAGGAGGGGTCTAGAAATTGGGTTGGTGCTTTTGTGATGTTGAACATACAGTCGGTAATGACAACGCTGGATGAGCTGAGTATCTGGCGCCATTGCGCTGCTGAAGTGACGTGGACGGTCATGGTGTGTTGATGGGCGTTTGTGATGTTGTACTGGGTTTGGTTGCGATTCTGGGGTGCAGGCAGGCAGCTAGCTGTATATGGCCACGATTGCAGTTGGAGAaggggaatggtggagggAGAACATAGGCTGACAGGAATGATGACGGCGCGAATCGCCTCCAACGTCGTTCCGTAATGTGGGTCCCGTTCGATCGGACGTGTTTAGACGCTTATACCAAAATGGAAGGCGGCCATAATTTTGGATATTCTGCCGCAGATTCCCCTCttccgccttttttttcaaagcATCGCAAGGATAAGGGTCGgtaagagagaaagaagcaTCGGGAAAGCGCTCTCATACGCCATTTCTCTCTTTATCTTGTCAACCAAAGAACTTCCTTCACATTCTTTGGTCTCAAACTTAATATCATGCCTCCTCACGAGCAACACCCTTCCAAGGTAAGTTTCAGATGATCACTGTTTCCTGATCAATATAATTGCATATGAAGCAATTCGGACGGACAATGGCCAATTTCTAGATCATAGTCTACGTTTACCTACGATTAAACCCCCTTTTCAATTGGTAGCACCATGAAGCAACAAAGAGCCCCTTACAGAACCATCAATGCAGTACACTGACTCCTTGAAATGCAGAAGCGAAAGCTTGGGAGGTATGGAGATGGTGCGGATCTTAGTGACACCATCACTACGTTCAGACCATCAGCAAGATTTGCGCCTACCGTCCCGAGAGACTGGACCGTCTCCGTGGCCATTCCTAGCAGCATTATTACCGAGTGAGTGGCTGTGGTCTAACACTGAATTTCAGAGTTTAAAAGCAATCGCATGAAGAAAAAATACTAAGCAGCGTATTAGTTGTGCGAGGGATGAGCAGCGCATCAATGCTCCTTCGCGGATAGCACGTGCCTTGGCCGTCTTCTCCATCGACGAGGTTGTCGTTTTTGATGACAGTCCTCATGACTCCCGGCCACCGGCTGTTGATACGGATGCATACACGGGTGACGTTGACCCGGCCCATTACATCTGGCATCTCCTGAACTATATGGAGTGCCCGCCATTTATGCGGAAAACTCTCTTCCCATTGCACCCGAATCTTAGGTTGCAAGGTCTATTTCCCGGTCTTGACATGCCACACCACCCACACAGGGACGAGTGGCTGCCCTACATGGAGGCCATGACGCTTCCTGGAAAGCCCGAAGGCGGAAAGGGGTACGTTTTGTTTGTTACTTCTCGAAGGCCAGAAATCTGCCACCCATATCGCGCCCCGTGATCAAAGGATGCGCCATCATTGGATTTCCCGAGCGCAGTGCTGATGGCAGGCTCTCAATCTCTCACATAATATATTAGTGACAGACATACTGACATTGTCACAGCACTCTCGTTGACATTGGCATGCGCAAGCCGATAACAATTGCGGAATCGATCCCCCCAAAGACAAGGTTGACCCTCCGCTTTCCCGGCGAGTCGTACGACAACGCCGAAGCCGTCGATCCGGCCGCACCTCGTACAGAAGGCGGCTACTACTGGGGCTTCGGCGTGCGCCGCTGTGCATCCCTGTCGGAAGTCCTTACCGAGAGTCCCTTCGAGGGTGGTTACGACCTGAGCATCGGCACGTCCGAGCGCGGCGATGTATCAGCAAACGCATTTCCCCACGgcaagccgccgccgcagttCAAGCACCTCCTTATCGTGCTTGGCGGTCCCCGAGGCCTCGAGTTTGCTGCCATGAACGACCCGCAGCTAAGCGAGATTGGTATAGGCACCGGTCGTGTGAGGGAGGTGTTTGACCACTGGATCAACGTGCTGCCGGACCAAGGGAGCAGGAATATCAAGACGGAGGAGTCTCTGTTCATTGCCCTGACTGATCTTCGACGACTTTGGTACCGTACCTGAGTGTCCAGTTGCAGCTTGCTATAACCAATTTTAACAATGGACTGATCAGTTTTTTTGGCCCTGAACTCAAAATCATGTTTGCCAGCGAACAATGACAATCACACTCTTCACTCATGAAATCATTTATCCATATAGAAGCCACATCCTCAAACGGTTCACAGATGTGATCCTATAACCATTTCCTGCACTATCAAATGGATGTAGTTTGCCATGTGATCAAAGAGCTTGGCTTGGCTCTAGTTGATCGTGAGGTGGGTCACGCCAACCAGGCGGTCCAGGCCACACATGCCCTCTGTGCATCTCAAAAAGCATATCCGCTGATGCTGCAAACCTGAACTACAAACGCAGATCCGTTCCTTGAGAGAAAGAGCAAATCTCCCACATATGTAATACAGTGCTATCAAGATCGTTTTTGGCGGAGGGCTATGTGATCGAGATGTCGCTTTACCCATGTCAGCAGTGGTGAATATATTAACAAACCTGATTTgatcttttttcttcgtttTTGAGTTGGTGACTTTCGTTCCCGCCCAAGGTTCCCTGTGAAACCTGTATAGGGTTTAAAGATATGAAGCCGAATACGGTTGGTAAAAACTAATGCTAGGTACGTATCAATTGTTTTAAGAGTCAAGCGTGCACGAGCGGCTCTTCGGGAACTTTCTACCTCTCCATCAACGACGCCTCTCCTATTTCACAATAAAGAAAAGTGACTCTGGGTAGACAAGCGCATCTATGATGTGGAAATGTTGCGGCAACGCTTCGACAAGAAATGGTAAATATATGCCGACTTCATTACTCTGGTAATCCAAGATTCGTTCCTCATATAACCCATCAACCATAACCTCTCGTTTTACAGACCTAGACCCTTGGCGCCTCTAGTCCAACGATACAAGCTCAGTGCCCTCCTTCTTGCCTTGTGCTCCTCCCACTCGGTAGGACTAGAGCCGCGAACGCTGTACAAAGTGCTCCGCAGGACCTTTCGAAAATTCTTTTGAAATTCCGTGGACAGCGTCACGACGCACACCTCGTGGGCTCGAACGATCGTCTCGCAGGCCTGCTCGACCGACTGATTAGGTCCGCCCAGCTGCGGCATGCGGTCGGCAAACAAGAGCAGAATAAAGGAGCCGTGGAGAAGATAGATCCCGAACAGATACGGCATAAAGGTCAACTCCGGGTCGTGCCGCAGGATCCGACTGACAGCTTGCGAAGCAGCTATGGCTGAGGCAGCGCAGTCGTTGAAGCGAGCCGACGTTATccagtcgtcgtcatcgtccagCATGGAGATGGCGTCCCACTTTCCATGCAGCAGCACATGCAGAACATGAAGGATGTGTGTGCTGTAAGCCATAACCAGCTGCAGACGTGACCGGTCACGGACAGAAGAGGAGCGGTGTTGTCGCCGATCCGGGGGCGTATTACCTGCAGAGCCGGCAGAGAAAGGTGGCGGTCCGGAAGGTGTTGTCGACTGAGTTGTAGGTCCGGGCTCGACTTTAGCCACACCATCTTGGGCGCTGCTGCCGTTCTGGCTCCCAGTTGATACTGGCCTGGTGCCGTCTACAATTCCCGTCACGAGATCCTTGATATGTGGTCCAGGGGTACTGGCTACAGGGACCGAGGTGGATGCCACAGTAGAGCCGCCGAtaacgccaccaccaccagcggCTGTCGCCGACAGATAGTCTGATCCAATTGGGTCGGCTGCAGGGGCCAACGGCTCTGCATCGAGGGCCAGCCGGTCGAGGCTCCGCTCACAGGCTGCTAGTTCCTCACTTATAACTGCCACTGCGGGGGAGTCGTCGAGACGGCCGAGTCGCGGGTGCAGCCTTCTGTGATGGACTTCGATAATATCGCCCAGAATTGCCATGAGTGGTAAGAAATACTCAAAAAATCCCGTACCAGTTACCACTGTAGGCGGACCAATAACCCTTTCTGGCATTGAAGCGTGTGGGATCGTATCAAGTTCCTCCCAGACTGTTTCCGGAAGAGGAGCTATTCGTTTTGTCAGATAGGTCAGCATCTGTCTCGTGGGACTGGTATTCATGACAAACGAGGAAGGTATGTATGTCCGTACACCCGAGGGCAACATTCTTGGGATACTTACTATACAGCTCGCAGTATGAATCCGGGATATACAAAGCGCTGTTGAAGGAAAGCGCCAAATGCCTGTCCAAGCAGTAGATGAGCCAGAAGACGCGCCTACGCTCCTCTCTCGCTTCGGCCCCTGACAAGGACGTGTCGTCCTCGTGTTCTCGCCGGCAGGAGCACAGGGGGTTGGCGCAAGGGCTCACTGAGGCTGAACAGCGTTCATCCTCTCGATGGAGCCCTAGAGCTAGGGCCAGTCTGATGGCTTTGTTCCACCATTTGAAGCAGTCGGACTTGAAATCGCCCCCGGATACAGCAATTGACAGTAGGACAAACGTGAGTACATCATCAATAACACCCCCAGGCTCATTAGTGGCTGTGGTCGTTGGCAAGTGATCGCTAGCTCGCAAGGATGGAccatcgccgccgttcaGATTACGAAAATATTCGGCGTAGTGGGTTTGCGACTGGTCGTTTTCCACCCGCAGTCCACCTGGGCTCAAACAATACGTCAGTCATCGCATCCTCAACCTTTCGGCATAATGCAACATACCGTGGATCCGCCTCCATCTGTCGGGGTCGCGCCGAGAAATAAGCGAAGTAGAGAGCTCGTATAGCGCGTTGGTGATCTTGCTTCGGGATCCAGGAACATGGAGAAGTACAATGTCGGCTGTCTGAGCAGCGCACCAAAGCATGGTCGCAAGGAGTGCAGGGGTAGTGGGTCGGGGGTTTGTTGGGTGTAGTAAGGACTTCTTGCGAAATATGCGCGTCAAGATGTAGGGACTAGCACAGCGAAAGAGAGAGCTGCCGGGTTCGGTTAAGTAGACGTCAAGTAGATCGCATGCAACGCTGGCGGGTATAATATCTGCAATATACGGAAGTACCGGCATCAGACACGCATATCGACAGTCGGCACTCGGCGCTTTGTATAGCGACGAGACTCGTTGGATCTCGGGGAAACCTCCACCAGACGTCGCGCCACCTGGGTCGGCCACAGAACCAATTCTAACTCGGCCATTCGCGACACCAGTCACAGTACTGAAAGAGCCACGGCCATTGGCGTGACGTTGGCTACTATGGCTGCCTTCGCGCCCGGACTGATGACCCATGTTGCCAAGAGCGGATGGGCTCTCGACGCCGAAAGAGACGCTGGGACGATGGGAGCTGCCGTAACCACCAGTGACGCTTCCGTTGGCCGGAGACGGATAGCCCATGCTCTCGTCAGAAGCAATACCTTCCCTGGTACTGCCTGTCGGTGCACCGTGCACACTACCTGCATGATGGCCCCCTCCCATAGGGGGAAAAGCTCCACCTGGAGAGGTGCCGGCCTGCTGATGAGCAAGACGTGATAGGGTCGGCGACGACTGCTGGTGTTGGTGTGCATTCGTTGATGGACTTGTAGCCATCATACCTGAATGATCCATGGCTGCTGTCGAGTCCAAAACACTCGCCAGCTGCATCTGAACATTCACGCCCGCGCCGTAAGCCGTACTTGACGACGGGAGAGATGTTTGGTACGCCGACCGATGGCCTGAGCTGTTTGCTGACAAAGGCACATGTGATATTCCGGGAAGTGATTGATGGGTACTTCCGGTAGACGGGCTTGGTAGCGCTTCACGTGGGCCTGATAGGCCCTGGCTATGCGCACTATGATTACTGTGGCTGCTATGTAATCTAGGGCCTCCACTGACAGGAATTGAGGGTTCGCTATAACTTTGGGCACGTTGAGAATGAGCGAAATACTGCGCTGTATGTCCTGATGACCCTGGGGAAGGAGGAACGTGCCCAATCTCCGAGGTGGTATTAGGACCATGGGTGGCGCTGCTCAGAGCTGGTTGTGAATTACTTTGTAGACCACCAGCATGAAAGGTTGTTGTGGGTGAGGTCGTTGAGGTGTTTCCTGCCACACCTTGAGCAGGCACGCCGCCACCATCTCCAAATCTGGTCCTTGAGTGGTTTGCACCTGAGTGGTGAGGTTGTTGGTGAGTAGTCGTGTCGTCTTGGCGGTTCTCGTATTTATGGACCGGTTTGTTATGACTATCGGCAGTTCTTTTTGAAGGCAGGTCGCGGCCATCACTACTAATAGAGATGGGGGCCCGCCCTCTCTTCTTGACCTCACGATTATAGCGACAGGTATAACCGTAGTCTGGTCGATTAGAGCACAAGGTTACTAAAAGATGCCTTGAAGATAACAAGCATAGCAACCAGCTGTCACAAGCCAAGGAGATTATGGAAAGCAAGAATCACTGGGAAATTTCCCATAGAACATACCTACACATCGACGGCTAAAGTTAAAACGTCAGTATCAGAACATCGGCCTTTGGGTTAGCGCCTTGTTTGGCCCAACCGAGCTGGGAAGGGCAAATTTTAAAAATTGCAGGATGGGATGATTGTATGGGTATGTATGTTTGGTTGCATAAGCCAAAGGGGAAATGCAGAGGGGCACAAATCAGGTGTTCCATACCAAGGACACTCGCCGTTGCATCTGGTTCGTGAATTGCTGCACTTGTCGCAGGCACGGCGCGTCCTTTTTCTTGGACGCGCATGTTCCGACAGGTCCTCGTCTGGCACATCGTCCGGCTGTGGGGAGTCGACTGCCATATGTGTATGCACATGTGAATGTGTGTGCGCGTGCGTCTCCAACGGGCGACTGTCAATCTCCATCGTGTCGAGAAAGGAATAAAAAAAGCGCGCCTCGCTTTCCCAGCGGCTGAGATGCTGGAAAAAACTTGAGATCCCGTTGCTTGATGGATTTGTGCGTCCCGTCTTGCCGTCCGACCTCAGTTGTCTGGCTACTACCGTCCCAGAGTTGTGATTGTCCGTGTCACGGATTGGAATTCCAGCAGACAAGAGACGCTCGGGAAGTCGGTAGCAGACATCTGGCGATGGGGGTTCAAGCTGGGCAGGACGGTGTTATCGAAGGGGGTTGTGGTCCGGTCTGTACAGCAAGACCGTAGAATCTCtgatctctctctcttctgtGGGTCTGGCACAGCGCCGTGAAAGGACGgtagagaaagaaaaagagagaagacGTGGCCAGACACGAAGAGACAGACCGAATGGCGCGCCTAGATTAGATCGAAAGGAGAACTTTTTAGCTCATCTTTGGCAGATGGCCAGACCTCTAGTTATCGCGAGCAAGTCCGATTTTGTcaaggtaaaaaaaaacaaaagaccaGAAACGTTCCCcgattctagttctagattctAGTGAAGTGGGAGGTATGGCGAAATTGCCGGACAGTCCGCCGGTAGGGTTTGTTTCGTCTTCGCAAAAAAGCTCCCTCCATGAGCCTGGGATCGCTTCCGTCACAACAAGGAGCAGGGGACATCCTTCTACCCGGTGTTTACCATGGGGAGCAGTCAATGAGCATTTTAGTACGTTACTTTACTATGTAAACAGCAGTGCGTGCTAAAAGTGCATGACCGTTTAGTTTTTGTCGGCAACGAGCTTTCGGCACCCTCGAATTTCCCCCAGAGCATGGGTTTTCCCCGCACTTGCAGGGGAACCTGGGTCTTGCTGGGCAATGTTCCCACGCTGGTGGCAATCCAATGCGACTGCCACTTGGGTCTAGCACTACAGTAGACTAGTTCAGCAAGGGTGTTGTTGGATGATTGATCGGGCGGTTAGGCGGTACTGTAGGCAGGAATCGATGTGTCGACAAGTCTGGCAGTTTGTAGTTTCCTTTGCATGGCCTTTTTGTTCTAGCGCATCGCGTTGACCACCCTGAATAATGGAAATTTGATTACTAAACCGACCTGGACTGTCCTTCTACCGGAAGGCGATCAATTTTGTCCACTGTACACTACGTGGTATGGTCTATACTATTAATTTGCTCTTGACCCAGATTATTCGAGATCCAGTCAGTGGGGCGGAGCTGAGCTGGACCAAGGTAAACGTTGGCTGTCATGACTCTACTTCGTACATCATTTTCCCCAGGAATTAGGTAGgcacgtacctacctatacctacctaggtacctacctaggtacactAACTATTATCAACCATTGTCAATTGCTTACTGGCACTTCACTTGCTTTCATATTGGTCAGGTGGGTTAAAAAGAAATCGAGAGTTGACATCAACTGAAATTAACCCATCTGCTCATCATAGCCGTGGTGGTAACATAAGGTATTAACTCGAGTCTAGCCGAACACATTTTTGTATCTTCCTGGGTATGGAGTACATTTGATTATTCTAACCAGTCGGACAACCCATATTTTCAGCTACCTCCCGTCCTCACCTAACCAAGTGTAGCAAAAGTTCCATCAGGTACCCTGTTGCATGACGTTGAGTTCGATGATATGACAGTTactaaaaccttaaaaaaatTTACCTACCAGGCCCTTTTGGACACCCGAAAGCTTCCCCACCAGATGCATTTCAGCATGGAGCTGCCTACCTACTTTACTTCGTACAATttactgtacagtacagtacagacAGACAGTACACGGAAATGTTCGAGACGCTCAGCCACAAAGGGATGATCGCTTGAGCAGGCTTCCAAAATTCCTCCTCTTTAAGCTCGCTTAATGCTGCCTCTCAACACTTTGCAGCTTCCAATTAACTAACTGACTTCTTGGCAGTTAATGACAATTCATAGTTGCGGACCTCCGAGCGTCTTGGCTTTCACATCACATGCCTCCTCCCCTTTGCCTTTCGGTTCTACAACCACACAAGTACCTAGGCTCCTGTTACACCATTGACGGGCGTGACTCGGCACCCGCAAAGTGTGTCCAATGTTTGGAGTCTTGGCGAGTTATCAATTCGTCTCAACTGTATTTCtcctcttcccttttttACTGCTAGAATAGTAAGTATTCTTCTTCTGTAGTTGTTCGTTTCCTCACTATTCCCATGTCTGTACAAGTGGGTAATCTTCCAAAACACCTAATCCCAACTATCAAATCATCTGACCCCGCTACCTTTTCTACTTTGTTATTATTATTCATTTTATCGTCGCgtccttttctcttttcattCATATCTGGAGGCTTGCTCCAAAACAGGTAATAGGCTCGTCAGGTCCCCCCAGGTCCAGGTAGTCAAACCGATAATCCCGCTCGGGTACCTCCGAGGCTGGCCGTGGAGGATCAGGCAGGAAAAACGTGGGCGAGGCGGCACGGAACATTCCgtcatcttctcttccgtCCAGACCAAGCCCGAACAGGGACTCGTCCCTGgtgacgtcgtcgtcgtcgcccatGACGCTCGAGGGCGTCTCCAATTTCAGCACGTTTGCCGTCGAGACCTCATCGGCgcccctgctgctgcttcgtCTGTTGCTGACGTACGACCCAGAGCGAGGCGACGGTGGCGATTTCCTGGTTGCCGCCAGTTTCCGGATCATCTTGAGCGTCGGTCGGTGCATTACTATCGACTCGAGGATCGGCAGCCAGTCGGCGACGGACTTGGACCGATCGTCCCGGCCATCCCTGGTCCGTTTTCCTGTCGATTGGCCCCTGGACTCGTGGCTTCCGCCCCCAAAGTGCGATTCGCCCAGGACCAGGCTGAAGACGTCACTCAGACACCTGCTCTGCGGCCAGTGCCTCGCAAGCGCCGAGAGCGACGCGCTACACGCGCTGATGGCCTGTGCAAGGTCGCCATCCTCCCTGAGCGACCTCGATCCTGGCTCTTGACTACGGTGCAGAAGTGACACGCCACACTTGAACTGGGCAATCAGCGCCAGCCATGATCGTTCACTCCCGGCGGCGGCTGTTGATCGCTGGAGATGTCTGAAGAGAAGACATGCCTGTCTGGTGCTATCCCGCGTTATTTGAATCTTGTCAAGCGCAAGGTTCGATTTTTGGTCGGTCGGGGCTGTTGCATCTGGTCCGTCGTGTTCACCATCACCCGCGCTTCCAACCGAGCTTTGGGGTGTCACGGCGACCGTGATGCTATTGCAGTTTCCATCTTCGCCGACGGTGTCGTCGCCTTGGCTGACATTTGGAGTGCTGGCGCCATTTTGATGAAGCTCGCTGCCGAAGAGTGTCGCCAAACCGACATGGTATGTAAGTTGCAACCATTCTGCAGCTGGAAACTTTTGCCTGCACAATTCACCCCAGTCCTGAATCTCATTCAAAAGTTTCGTCTCCTCCTCGAGGCTCCTCTGCTGGCATAGTCTGAATCCCAAGGCTTTGCTCTGCAGTCTCAAGCCCTTGACGTACATGAGAGCCGTATCTTCTTCACCATTGTACAACTCCGCTGTGATGTGGCCGTCCGATACCGATGGTGGAAGGTCAAAGGTAGTGCTGACAACACGGTCGAGGGCATATGCAGACCAGAAGACCCTACGGCGAAGCTGGATCTTGTCATCTCCGTGGCCTGCCCGGTAGCTGTTCCCAAAAGTCTCGTTTTCTTTGGCTTCGTCTTCTTCCGCAGCGTGGAGTCCAGCCAACACGCAGTAGCGCATAGTTGCGCCCGCTATGCTCACCAGCCGCTCTGTGGACGGAGAGTGCAGGGCGTGCATTGCCAGCAGCAAGTGTGCTTGGACGTGCAGGATGCGGTCAGGTTGAGCAAAGACGTGGCTCAGGTGGCGCGTCACGGCGAGCCTGTAGAAGGCCAGGTGGCTCTGTTGGCCGTTGAGCAGCATGCCGATGCTGTACACCATGTTGGTGAAGAAGCCCACCCAGAGATCTTGGGATCTCTGCAGCGGGTCTTTGAGGCTTTCGAGATCCAGGAATGCGTAACGTGAGTGGATTCGGGTGCGGTAGACTTCGAACAGACCCATCTCTGTTGTTCGGTCTATGTTCATGGTAAGCTGGTgaggttgctgctgctgctgggggtTACCATGATATCTGTTACCATCCGGCCTGGCAAAAGTCGCCAGCAAACCAATCGCCGGGGcgcttccagacaagctgcTGCCAGGCCGTTGGGTGTAATCTTGACCGGCAAACCCGCTTGGGGAGCCTGAGAACTGAAGGGGTTGCCCAGACCCTCCGGCACGAGCCTGGAACGCACCCATCGAAGCATTGGGTGAGCCGTGGCATGAGTACACGCTCGGGGACGCCCCGTGGTTGGGCGGGCTGTTGGTGCTGGTGAAGGTGCCATCCGGGGAGGGCACACCTCTGTAGTAGCCGCTGTGGCTTGGATTCCTGGTAGGCTTCTGGTTAGGCTGCCACTGCTG
Above is a genomic segment from Pyricularia oryzae 70-15 chromosome 7, whole genome shotgun sequence containing:
- a CDS encoding deoxyribose-phosphate aldolase 2, translating into MPPHEQHPSKKRKLGRYGDGADLSDTITTFRPSARFAPTVPRDWTVSVAIPSSIITDCARDEQRINAPSRIARALAVFSIDEVVVFDDSPHDSRPPAVDTDAYTGDVDPAHYIWHLLNYMECPPFMRKTLFPLHPNLRLQGLFPGLDMPHHPHRDEWLPYMEAMTLPGKPEGGKGTLVDIGMRKPITIAESIPPKTRLTLRFPGESYDNAEAVDPAAPRTEGGYYWGFGVRRCASLSEVLTESPFEGGYDLSIGTSERGDVSANAFPHGKPPPQFKHLLIVLGGPRGLEFAAMNDPQLSEIGIGTGRVREVFDHWINVLPDQGSRNIKTEESLFIALTDLRRLWYRT
- a CDS encoding transcriptional activator xlnR; this encodes MEIDSRPLETHAHTHSHVHTHMAVDSPQPDDVPDEDLSEHARPRKRTRRACDKCSNSRTRCNGECPCRRCVDYGYTCRYNREVKKRGRAPISISSDGRDLPSKRTADSHNKPVHKYENRQDDTTTHQQPHHSGANHSRTRFGDGGGVPAQGVAGNTSTTSPTTTFHAGGLQSNSQPALSSATHGPNTTSEIGHVPPSPGSSGHTAQYFAHSQRAQSYSEPSIPVSGGPRLHSSHSNHSAHSQGLSGPREALPSPSTGSTHQSLPGISHVPLSANSSGHRSAYQTSLPSSSTAYGAGVNVQMQLASVLDSTAAMDHSGMMATSPSTNAHQHQQSSPTLSRLAHQQAGTSPGGAFPPMGGGHHAGSVHGAPTGSTREGIASDESMGYPSPANGSVTGGYGSSHRPSVSFGVESPSALGNMGHQSGREGSHSSQRHANGRGSFSTVTGVANGRVRIGSVADPGGATSGGGFPEIQRVSSLYKAPSADCRYACLMPVLPYIADIIPASVACDLLDVYLTEPGSSLFRCASPYILTRIFRKKSLLHPTNPRPTTPALLATMLWCAAQTADIVLLHVPGSRSKITNALYELSTSLISRRDPDRWRRIHGGLRVENDQSQTHYAEYFRNLNGGDGPSLRASDHLPTTTATNEPGGVIDDVLTFVLLSIAVSGGDFKSDCFKWWNKAIRLALALGLHREDERCSASVSPCANPLCSCRREHEDDTSLSGAEAREERRRVFWLIYCLDRHLALSFNSALYIPDSYCELYTPLPETVWEELDTIPHASMPERVIGPPTVVTGTGFFEYFLPLMAILGDIIEVHHRRLHPRLGRLDDSPAVAVISEELAACERSLDRLALDAEPLAPAADPIGSDYLSATAAGGGGVIGGSTVASTSVPVASTPGPHIKDLVTGIVDGTRPVSTGSQNGSSAQDGVAKVEPGPTTQSTTPSGPPPFSAGSAGNTPPDRRQHRSSSVRDRSRLQLVMAYSTHILHVLHVLLHGKWDAISMLDDDDDWITSARFNDCAASAIAASQAVSRILRHDPELTFMPYLFGIYLLHGSFILLLFADRMPQLGGPNQSVEQACETIVRAHEVCVVTLSTEFQKNFRKVLRSTLYSVRGSSPTEWEEHKARRRALSLYRWTRGAKGLGL